In the Tenuifilum sp. 4138str genome, TTAAAATCATCGTTGGTCAGGGCATCTTTCCAATTTAAGTAGGTATTATAAAGTGGCTGCAAAGCTTCTTTGGCTTGTTTGTCGATGGACAAGGTTTTTGAAGTTGTTGATTTATTTTGTTCCTCATGACTTTCGTGTGAAACATTACTTTCAGTTGTCCCTCCGTGATTATGCCCGGTCATTACCTGTCCACCTTCAGGGCTCATCATGCTGGGTTTTCCGGCCAACTGGGCAGCGGCATCTATACTGAACGTGCCGTTTACCGCTATTTCTTCTCCCTCCATTAAACCTTCTTCAACCACATAGCTATCACCTAATGCAGCACCCAAAGTTATTTCACGCATGATGAAATTAACTCCTTGTTCTGAATTTGTTTTCACATACACCACCGAGCGTTTACCTGTCCACATTACGGCAGTTTTTGGTACCACAATAGAATTTGATTTGTTAGCTAATTTAGCCTGAACCATCCCCGAAGCAAACATTTCAGGTTTTAGCTTTCCGTTTGAGTTGTTATATTCCACTCTTGCTTTTGCCACTCTTGTCTTTGGGTCAATTACAGGGTCGAGAAATGTAATACTGCTTATAAATGATTCACCGGGCAAAGAGGCAATTGTAAATTCCACTTTATCACCTTTTTTAATCCAGTTTATATCCGATTCATACACATCAAATAACACCCAAACTTTCGATAGGTCAGCGATTTCATATATCGTTTCCCCTTTGCGAACATAGTCACCCAAATTTATTTTTTTTGATATTGTGTATCCTGAAACATCGGCTACTATTGGAAAATCATCATTTGCCTTTCCTGAGTTTAGTATTTCTTCAATTTGCTTATCGGAGAGTTTCCAGTTTTTTAGTTTCTCTTTTGCTGCCGCAAATAATTGAGGTTGCGTTTCGGCTATTTTCTGTGCCTCCAGCAGCTCTTCTTGTGCTGTTACCAACTCGGGTGAATAGATGTATGCAATGATTTGTCCTTTATTCACAAATTCGCCTGTAAAATTCACCAATAACTTTTCAATTCTACCCGGAATATGCGATGATTGTGAATATACCAACCGTTCATCGGCTTGTACTTTCCCATTAAGGCGGACTTGTTTAACTGGATTCATCTTCCCCACAAATGCCGTACTTACATTGGCGAGTTGCATAGCAGTTGGCGACATGCTTATCGCATTGGGGTCAATATCGGCATTTTGGTCATTCTCTAACGGTATTAAATCCATGCCGCAAATGGGGCAGTCGCCCGGCTCGTTTTGACGAATTTGCGGGTGCATGGAGCAAGTCCAAATTGTTTCTCCGTTTATTTCCGTTTTCACATGTTCATGGTCATCGTGAGAGTTACTTTTATTCCCTCCAAACATTAACCATCCTGCCAGCAAGCCGACAACAAGTGTTGCAGCGGCAATTATTATTGTTTTTTTATCTATTGCTTTCATTTTAATACGATTTAGATGTTATGTAATTGATTTTCTCAACGGCAATATGGTATTGAACCAAGGCGGTTGCTTTCATCTTCTGATATTTCAGCAACTGTTGCTGCATGCGTAGTACCTCTTCAAATTCTTTCCCGGAATTTCCATAGGAAGTAAATAGCAGATTTAATGATTTTTGCGAGGTCTGTATTTGTTGTTCGTAAAGTGATATTAACTGCAACTGTTGTTGAACCTGAAACCAAACCGTTTCATATTCAGAAAAAAGAGTATTTGTTACTTCCTGCTTTTGAAGTGTGTAACTTTCCTGCATCAGTTGAGATTCTTTCACCGATGCGTTGTATTTAGCCCGAAAGATTGGAATACTAATGCTTACCATTGGCATCAGAACATTTTTTCCATTATCAGGCATAGAAATATCGGCACGTTCGCCCACCAATACATAATCCAAGCCTATACCCAATTTCGGTAATCCTTGCTTTTGTGCAACAATCTCTGCGGTTTGGCTTGCCTGCAATTTTAAATCGAGTGCTTTTAATTTTGGATTGGCTACAATCAGTGAATCTTTTCTGTAATTATCTAAGAGAATCACCGATTTCAACGTATCGCTAATCTGCACCGGTTCATTTTCAGAACGATTTAAAAGCTTGTTGAACGTAGTCAGCAATGGTTTCTCTTTATCTCTCAGAATACTAAGATTGGTTTGTGCATCTTTCAGCATAATATCCACACGCAGCACATCTACCATTGTTCCTGTTCCATTTTTAAATTTCTGAGTAGCAATGGTTTTATAGGATTCTAAAATACTGATATTTTCCTGTTCAATACGAACAAAATCTTTTAATTCGTACAATGGATAGTAAGCAGAAGCCACCTGAAAATAAAGTCTATTACGAGCATCAATAAAGCTTTGAAACTTTGCTTCTGCTGTTAAGGTAGCAACATTGCCCTGTGCTTTTAAAGTACCAAACCACGGGAACATTTGCGTTAGTGAGAACTTTGCCTGTTGCGGCCCAACTCTTGTTTCCACCGGAGAGATAAAATACCCGAAAGAAAAAGTCGGGTCGGGCAAGGTACTTACTTGCGGCACTTTCTGTAAAGCTGCTTCGTATTCTTTATAAATAGCCTGTAAACCCGGATTGTTTTCGGCAGCTATTTTAAAATAGTCGTCAAGAGTTTGAGCAAAGCTCAAGCTACTAAAAAATAGCGTTGCTATTAATATTGCTATATATCGGTTCATGATTTCGATTTTTTAAGTTTATACTCTTCACGCAAGCAGTAAAGCGTGGGAACAATATAATAGGTAATGGCTGCCACAATCATACCGCCAAAAGCAGGGATAGCCATCGGCACCATTATATCCGCACCCCTGCCTGTTGATGTAAGCACCGGAAGCAAAGCAATGATGGTGGTTGTGGTGGTCA is a window encoding:
- a CDS encoding efflux RND transporter periplasmic adaptor subunit, with translation MKAIDKKTIIIAAATLVVGLLAGWLMFGGNKSNSHDDHEHVKTEINGETIWTCSMHPQIRQNEPGDCPICGMDLIPLENDQNADIDPNAISMSPTAMQLANVSTAFVGKMNPVKQVRLNGKVQADERLVYSQSSHIPGRIEKLLVNFTGEFVNKGQIIAYIYSPELVTAQEELLEAQKIAETQPQLFAAAKEKLKNWKLSDKQIEEILNSGKANDDFPIVADVSGYTISKKINLGDYVRKGETIYEIADLSKVWVLFDVYESDINWIKKGDKVEFTIASLPGESFISSITFLDPVIDPKTRVAKARVEYNNSNGKLKPEMFASGMVQAKLANKSNSIVVPKTAVMWTGKRSVVYVKTNSEQGVNFIMREITLGAALGDSYVVEEGLMEGEEIAVNGTFSIDAAAQLAGKPSMMSPEGGQVMTGHNHGGTTESNVSHESHEEQNKSTTSKTLSIDKQAKEALQPLYNTYLNWKDALTNDDFKGAQKNAANFKTALEKVDMGLFKDEAHMVWMDFQGRLAKNLEHIQHFSDIEQLRKAFQSVSVTMIEITNSFAPLGKTIYVQHCPMADNNKGADWLSAEKEIRNPYFGSSMLKCGEVTKEIK
- a CDS encoding TolC family protein; the protein is MNRYIAILIATLFFSSLSFAQTLDDYFKIAAENNPGLQAIYKEYEAALQKVPQVSTLPDPTFSFGYFISPVETRVGPQQAKFSLTQMFPWFGTLKAQGNVATLTAEAKFQSFIDARNRLYFQVASAYYPLYELKDFVRIEQENISILESYKTIATQKFKNGTGTMVDVLRVDIMLKDAQTNLSILRDKEKPLLTTFNKLLNRSENEPVQISDTLKSVILLDNYRKDSLIVANPKLKALDLKLQASQTAEIVAQKQGLPKLGIGLDYVLVGERADISMPDNGKNVLMPMVSISIPIFRAKYNASVKESQLMQESYTLQKQEVTNTLFSEYETVWFQVQQQLQLISLYEQQIQTSQKSLNLLFTSYGNSGKEFEEVLRMQQQLLKYQKMKATALVQYHIAVEKINYITSKSY